A window of the Radiobacillus deserti genome harbors these coding sequences:
- a CDS encoding penicillin-binding protein yields MKKNKTTHVMSSILLVVFSVLFLVLCGRFLYIQGTGEVSGVSLEEWADKQRTSTYEIEATRGTIYDRNGMTLAYDRATYRVQAVISDKYSDNLEEPQHVTDPQKTAEKLAPLLNMEVAEMVKVIEDGKAEGLYQVEFGTKGRDLSQETKEKIEALKLPGIKFQEESIRYYPNGQFAARVIGLAQKNDNNKISGVTGIELEMDDLLSGEKGKISYQRDKYATKLLDPKEVIKEPNNGDNVYLTLDQKIQTFLEDAMSQVEAQYSPARMSAIVMNPKTGEVLAMGNRPSYNPNDIGEVKNWYNDTIANPFEPGSTMKIFTLASAISAGVWNPNDTYQSGTYSVQGGSINDWRRDWGTITYLEGIQRSSNVGAAKLAYEKIGPDKFLDYLNAFDFDEVSGIDLPGEVAGQILYRYPIEQVTTSFGQGTTVTPIQLMKAATSVANDGKMMRPYVISKVVDPNTNKVIKETKPEVVGEPITADVAKQVRDILETVITSENGTGKVYKLNDYSVAGKTGTAQIPGGPNGRYLTGDENYVFSFLGMAPKDDPELMMYVSIKQPNLGKNEVGSEPVSFIFKSVMENSLHYLEINPDQEDTANISTVQVPDVTNQSVSSATDQLSKLGFNVTKIGNGQTVTGVYPEVGTKALPNERVLVLTNKPTVPSMKGWSVRDVLKFSSLTGMKVDTMGTGFAIKQSIQKDTPIQSDGYLVVEFAPPSYIEEEVESPEETTE; encoded by the coding sequence GTGAAAAAAAATAAAACAACACATGTTATGTCCTCCATTCTTTTGGTGGTTTTTTCGGTTTTATTTTTAGTGCTATGTGGTCGGTTTCTATACATACAAGGAACAGGAGAAGTGTCCGGTGTTTCGTTGGAGGAATGGGCTGATAAACAACGGACAAGTACCTATGAAATAGAAGCAACACGAGGTACGATATATGACAGAAATGGAATGACGCTCGCGTATGATCGTGCAACGTATCGTGTGCAGGCGGTCATAAGTGATAAATATTCAGATAATCTGGAGGAGCCACAGCACGTTACGGACCCGCAAAAAACTGCGGAGAAGCTGGCTCCTTTATTAAATATGGAAGTCGCAGAAATGGTGAAGGTCATTGAAGATGGAAAGGCAGAGGGTTTATATCAAGTTGAATTTGGAACAAAAGGAAGAGATTTGAGTCAAGAGACAAAAGAAAAGATAGAGGCCTTAAAACTTCCTGGTATTAAATTTCAAGAAGAATCAATCCGTTATTATCCGAATGGACAATTTGCTGCTCGTGTAATTGGATTGGCTCAAAAAAATGATAATAACAAAATATCGGGAGTTACCGGTATTGAACTAGAAATGGATGATTTATTATCTGGTGAGAAAGGAAAAATCTCTTATCAACGGGACAAATATGCGACTAAACTATTAGACCCGAAGGAAGTAATTAAAGAGCCTAATAACGGGGATAATGTTTATTTAACACTTGACCAGAAAATCCAAACGTTTCTTGAGGATGCTATGTCTCAAGTAGAAGCTCAGTACAGTCCTGCACGGATGTCAGCCATTGTCATGAACCCGAAAACTGGCGAAGTGCTTGCAATGGGAAATCGCCCGAGCTATAACCCAAATGATATTGGAGAAGTTAAAAACTGGTATAACGATACGATTGCCAACCCGTTTGAGCCTGGGTCAACGATGAAGATTTTTACCTTGGCTTCCGCAATATCAGCTGGAGTGTGGAATCCTAACGATACCTATCAATCCGGAACATATAGTGTACAGGGTGGATCTATCAATGACTGGAGAAGAGACTGGGGAACGATTACGTATTTAGAAGGGATTCAACGTTCTTCTAACGTTGGAGCAGCAAAACTAGCCTATGAAAAAATTGGCCCAGATAAGTTTCTAGACTATTTAAATGCCTTTGATTTTGATGAAGTTTCGGGCATTGATTTACCTGGTGAAGTAGCCGGACAAATCCTATATCGATATCCAATTGAACAAGTAACGACTTCCTTTGGTCAAGGTACTACTGTTACACCAATTCAACTAATGAAGGCAGCTACCTCTGTTGCGAATGATGGGAAAATGATGAGGCCGTATGTCATCTCTAAAGTAGTGGACCCAAATACGAACAAGGTTATAAAAGAAACGAAGCCAGAAGTGGTTGGAGAACCAATAACCGCTGACGTAGCAAAGCAAGTAAGAGATATTTTAGAGACTGTTATTACATCAGAAAATGGTACAGGTAAGGTTTACAAATTAAATGATTATTCCGTTGCAGGGAAGACAGGTACTGCGCAAATTCCTGGAGGCCCTAATGGAAGATATTTAACTGGTGATGAAAATTATGTATTTTCATTCTTAGGAATGGCTCCAAAGGATGACCCGGAGCTTATGATGTATGTTTCTATCAAGCAACCTAATCTTGGGAAAAATGAAGTAGGATCAGAGCCTGTATCCTTTATTTTTAAAAGTGTGATGGAAAACAGTCTGCACTATTTAGAGATAAATCCAGATCAAGAGGACACTGCTAATATTTCGACTGTTCAAGTTCCTGATGTTACCAATCAATCGGTATCAAGTGCTACGGATCAACTCTCTAAATTAGGCTTTAACGTTACCAAAATAGGAAACGGTCAAACGGTCACAGGTGTTTATCCGGAAGTAGGGACAAAAGCATTACCTAATGAACGTGTCCTAGTCTTAACGAACAAACCAACCGTACCAAGCATGAAGGGATGGTCCGTTAGGGATGTGTTGAAGTTTAGCTCTTTAACTGGTATGAAGGTCGATACAATGGGAACAGGATTTGCAATTAAACAAAGTATTCAAAAGGATACACCAATTCAATCGGATGGGTATCTTGTCGTAGAGTTTGCTCCACCAAGTTACATCGAAGAGGAAGTCGAATCTCCAGAAGAGACAACAGAATAG
- a CDS encoding N-acetyltransferase: MVKVERLLVNFKTLEEFKRFKEYGNQELSMVEDLESNIIENDSESPFFGIYYGNALAARMSLYKVNAKYNFYFEPPRDYLELWKLEVLPDHRGKGYGRALVDFAKEMGLPIKTNPRINSHGFWEKMGFEKAKYNMERDLGENPLIWMPSGVSEQDPS, from the coding sequence ATGGTTAAAGTAGAACGCTTATTAGTCAATTTCAAAACCTTAGAGGAATTCAAACGTTTTAAAGAATATGGGAATCAGGAACTTTCTATGGTAGAGGATTTAGAAAGCAATATTATTGAAAATGATAGTGAGTCACCTTTTTTCGGCATTTACTATGGAAACGCTTTAGCTGCAAGAATGAGTTTATACAAAGTGAACGCAAAATATAACTTTTATTTTGAACCACCTCGAGACTATTTGGAATTATGGAAGCTTGAGGTTTTACCTGATCACAGGGGAAAGGGATATGGAAGAGCATTAGTGGATTTTGCAAAGGAAATGGGGCTACCAATCAAAACAAATCCAAGAATTAATTCGCATGGATTTTGGGAGAAAATGGGGTTTGAAAAAGCAAAATATAATATGGAACGAGATTTAGGAGAAAATCCATTAATCTGGATGCCATCAGGTGTTTCTGAACAAGATCCTTCCTGA
- a CDS encoding nucleotidyltransferase, with translation MEACGLIVEYNPFHNGHLYHLTKSKEQSNASCLIAVMSGNFLQRGEPAIIDKFQRTEIALRSGVDLVVELPYAYAVQHSDLFSYGAITTLANLFCPTVCFGSEHGEIEDFFSAYNVLVKEKQTFQAELHHYLGQGLSFPEASKHAYASIGLTEGSVDLSSPNNILGFSYVKAIKEYGYSIQPMTIERTSNQFHQETITSSIASATSIRKELLASKEIPNKVKQAIPVPTFEALEDYYEKTGVWHDWEHYFSLLKYRIQTMPLTELESIHGVEEGLEYRLKRTVESAVSFNDWMQTLKTKRYTWTRLQRICTHILTNTKKVDIEKMKETNTLPYVRVLGMTKTGQDYLHQIKKETDIPIYTKLPTDNSLLSVVEQRATDAYYSILSPQNQIKLKRQEVLPPIRV, from the coding sequence TTGGAAGCCTGTGGATTAATTGTAGAATACAATCCGTTTCATAATGGACACCTGTATCACTTAACGAAATCAAAGGAACAATCAAATGCATCCTGTTTAATTGCTGTCATGAGTGGAAACTTCCTACAACGAGGGGAACCTGCCATTATCGATAAGTTTCAGCGAACAGAAATCGCCTTACGTTCAGGAGTCGATTTAGTTGTTGAATTACCATATGCGTATGCCGTGCAGCATAGTGATTTATTTTCATATGGCGCTATTACGACGTTAGCAAATCTTTTCTGTCCTACCGTCTGTTTTGGGAGCGAACATGGAGAAATAGAGGACTTTTTTTCCGCTTATAACGTCCTAGTTAAAGAAAAGCAGACATTCCAAGCTGAACTTCATCATTATTTAGGCCAAGGTTTATCCTTTCCAGAAGCGAGTAAACATGCATATGCCTCCATTGGATTAACAGAAGGATCCGTCGATTTGTCTTCACCAAACAATATTTTAGGCTTTAGCTATGTAAAAGCAATCAAAGAATACGGTTACTCCATACAACCGATGACCATAGAACGAACTAGTAATCAATTCCATCAAGAGACGATAACAAGTTCCATTGCTAGTGCAACGAGTATAAGAAAGGAATTGCTTGCATCCAAAGAAATTCCCAACAAGGTAAAGCAAGCAATCCCAGTTCCTACGTTTGAAGCACTGGAGGATTATTACGAGAAAACGGGTGTATGGCATGATTGGGAGCACTACTTCTCCTTGCTGAAGTACCGAATTCAAACAATGCCACTTACTGAACTGGAGTCCATTCACGGGGTAGAGGAAGGGTTAGAATACCGGTTAAAAAGAACCGTTGAATCCGCTGTTAGCTTTAACGACTGGATGCAAACACTTAAGACAAAACGCTATACATGGACTCGGCTGCAACGTATTTGTACTCATATTTTGACAAATACAAAAAAAGTGGATATCGAAAAGATGAAAGAAACCAATACTTTGCCTTATGTACGTGTGTTAGGCATGACCAAAACTGGACAAGACTATTTGCATCAAATAAAAAAAGAAACAGATATTCCGATTTATACGAAGCTCCCTACTGATAATTCTCTTTTATCAGTAGTAGAACAAAGAGCAACAGATGCTTACTATAGTATCTTGTCTCCTCAAAACCAAATCAAGCTAAAGCGTCAAGAAGTTCTACCTCCTATTCGTGTTTAG
- a CDS encoding ketopantoate reductase family protein, whose product MRVGVIGGGAVGLLTAYFLSAQHDVTIYVRRQEQKSVLIQQGVVVEPYVRKKSIKVKCIEDMVEPDIFLICVKSYHLPALLPSLESIRCPILFMQNGMGHIKWIKEAALPSNIGIAVFEHGVRKINDNKVLHTGVGRVRVGAFTEDDLDILHYVSLLHQDVFPFYQEMDWETVLQEKLIANAVINPITAIFQVENGVLLENPHLAWMAKKVCEEVATSLGQPWEKKWEYVKGIIQSTKENRSSMLVDMDHCRKTEVEEILGYLLDRAKEEIPYVHYLYHSIKALERQKRGDVEW is encoded by the coding sequence GTGAGAGTTGGGGTTATTGGAGGGGGAGCGGTTGGATTATTAACTGCTTACTTCTTAAGCGCGCAACATGATGTAACGATTTACGTTCGAAGACAAGAACAGAAATCTGTTCTTATTCAACAAGGTGTGGTAGTTGAACCATACGTTAGGAAAAAATCGATTAAGGTGAAATGTATAGAAGATATGGTTGAACCGGATATCTTCCTTATATGTGTGAAAAGCTATCACTTACCGGCCTTATTGCCAAGTTTAGAGTCAATTAGATGTCCTATTTTGTTTATGCAAAATGGGATGGGACATATAAAGTGGATAAAGGAAGCAGCTCTTCCATCTAATATTGGGATTGCGGTATTTGAGCATGGGGTTCGAAAGATAAATGATAATAAGGTTTTACATACTGGCGTGGGTCGAGTTCGTGTAGGAGCATTTACAGAGGATGATTTAGACATTTTGCATTATGTTTCTCTTTTACATCAAGATGTTTTTCCTTTTTATCAGGAAATGGATTGGGAAACGGTGCTTCAAGAGAAATTAATAGCGAATGCGGTTATTAATCCAATTACTGCTATATTTCAAGTGGAAAACGGTGTTCTTTTGGAAAACCCTCATTTAGCTTGGATGGCAAAAAAAGTATGTGAAGAAGTGGCAACATCTCTTGGGCAACCTTGGGAAAAGAAATGGGAATATGTAAAGGGTATTATTCAATCGACAAAAGAAAATCGTTCGTCTATGCTGGTGGATATGGATCATTGTCGGAAAACAGAAGTGGAAGAGATACTGGGTTACCTATTAGATAGAGCAAAAGAGGAAATCCCCTATGTTCATTATTTGTACCATAGTATTAAGGCTTTGGAACGGCAGAAAAGAGGGGATGTGGAATGGTAG
- the ftsL gene encoding cell division protein FtsL has product MVSASEARNWQQSWQQQTNPTTQREPERKVKVKINKKRWVTTGEKVLYTVSSAIAVTALFFIVSFSTSLDSLNRDVQQMEQQMDKQQVQNENLEYKVKELSNPDRILKIAKENGLKIQNAEVKQASTVSN; this is encoded by the coding sequence ATGGTGAGCGCAAGTGAAGCTAGAAATTGGCAACAATCATGGCAACAACAAACGAACCCAACAACCCAAAGAGAACCAGAACGTAAAGTTAAAGTAAAAATTAACAAAAAAAGATGGGTTACGACTGGTGAAAAAGTGTTATATACTGTATCCAGTGCCATAGCGGTCACTGCTTTATTTTTCATCGTTTCCTTTAGCACTTCTTTAGATTCGCTGAATAGAGATGTTCAACAAATGGAACAGCAAATGGATAAGCAACAGGTTCAAAATGAAAATTTGGAATACAAAGTAAAAGAACTGTCAAATCCAGATCGAATTCTTAAGATTGCAAAAGAAAATGGATTAAAAATACAAAATGCAGAAGTGAAACAAGCTAGCACAGTATCCAACTGA
- a CDS encoding RsfA family transcriptional regulator, translated as MNNTRQDAWNQEEDVLLAETVLRYIREGKTQLEAFKEVAKKLSRTPAACGFRWNASVRKQYQEAIQLAKKDRKQGDAFTMFLPQEEGAKHGEGALDAAISLLEKMKVNYYSNEQEQSIEEKIKKLKQENERLRQQVKRYEDAWNEMGQLWQWVGSKKDSQPN; from the coding sequence ATGAATAATACGAGACAGGACGCTTGGAATCAGGAAGAAGATGTCTTACTAGCGGAAACCGTTTTACGATATATTCGAGAAGGGAAAACACAACTAGAAGCTTTTAAAGAAGTAGCGAAGAAACTATCTCGAACTCCAGCTGCATGTGGATTTCGCTGGAATGCATCTGTCCGAAAACAATATCAAGAAGCTATTCAACTAGCTAAGAAAGATAGAAAACAAGGAGATGCCTTTACCATGTTTCTTCCACAAGAGGAAGGAGCTAAGCATGGAGAGGGTGCTCTTGATGCGGCAATTTCGCTTCTTGAAAAAATGAAAGTGAACTATTATTCAAATGAGCAAGAGCAATCCATTGAAGAAAAAATCAAAAAACTGAAACAAGAGAATGAAAGACTTCGTCAACAAGTTAAGAGATACGAAGATGCTTGGAATGAAATGGGGCAGCTTTGGCAGTGGGTTGGCTCCAAAAAAGACAGTCAACCCAATTAA
- a CDS encoding YceD family protein, which yields MKFPLQKFKEGEPLNFEDHVDISEIVEMNNDIRRIEPVLVKGEALRRGNEITFRFTVDGTMILPCARTLVDVDYSFHIDALEVFSTSSYYQEEDESEIHPVHGEMLDLTPFIKENVLLEVPFRVFSDEQTMKENALTEGEGWELSTGNNQEKKVDPRLEKLKTLLQDEEKENRSR from the coding sequence ATGAAATTTCCACTTCAAAAGTTCAAAGAGGGAGAGCCTCTAAATTTTGAAGACCATGTTGACATTTCTGAGATTGTGGAAATGAATAATGATATTCGACGTATTGAGCCAGTTCTTGTAAAAGGAGAAGCACTTCGCAGGGGAAATGAGATAACGTTTCGCTTTACTGTGGATGGAACAATGATTCTCCCTTGTGCAAGAACACTTGTTGATGTCGATTATTCTTTTCATATTGATGCACTGGAGGTTTTTTCGACCTCTTCTTATTATCAAGAGGAGGATGAGTCGGAAATTCATCCTGTTCATGGAGAAATGCTTGACTTAACACCATTTATAAAGGAAAATGTTTTATTGGAGGTTCCTTTTCGAGTGTTCTCTGATGAACAAACTATGAAAGAGAATGCATTGACCGAAGGGGAAGGATGGGAGCTTTCTACTGGAAACAACCAAGAGAAGAAAGTAGACCCACGTCTAGAGAAATTAAAAACATTATTACAAGACGAGGAAAAGGAAAATCGTTCGAGGTAA
- the rpmF gene encoding 50S ribosomal protein L32 — protein MAVPKRRTSKKVKNQRRTHKKLHVPGLIECSNCGELTKPHHVCKSCGQYDGKQVVEA, from the coding sequence ATGGCAGTACCTAAGAGAAGAACTTCCAAAAAAGTGAAAAATCAACGTCGTACCCATAAAAAATTACATGTACCTGGATTAATCGAATGTTCAAATTGTGGTGAACTTACAAAGCCACACCATGTTTGTAAATCATGTGGACAATACGATGGGAAACAAGTAGTTGAAGCATAA
- a CDS encoding SepM family pheromone-processing serine protease: MKFSKKGFIFSILIILLTAFLMGYRLPFYIYKPGEADALNPIVEVSNGFESEGDMHLVTVRGGQATPIQYAWASFHPHYDIMSMDEVFPEGISQDEYFEAQLQMMENSQEASTVVAYQAAGKDIDIEYKGVYVVSVIEGMPAEGQLKSGDRITKVDDQSIQQSEDLIEYVSSKKAGDTITLTVERGKETLKKQIELAAFEDAGNKVGVGIQLVTDREVEVDPSIEFASGNIGGPSAGLMFSLEIYDQLTEEDLTKGYEIAGTGEISYEGQVGRIGGIDKKVIAADDEGCSIFFAPNENGAENSNYSVAVKTAEEIGTDMKIVPVDTFQDALDYLEKIKPKSE, translated from the coding sequence ATGAAATTTAGTAAAAAGGGTTTTATATTTTCAATACTTATTATTCTTTTAACAGCATTCCTAATGGGATATCGACTTCCATTTTATATATATAAGCCAGGTGAAGCAGATGCTCTTAATCCAATTGTAGAAGTGAGTAATGGGTTTGAAAGTGAAGGAGATATGCACCTTGTTACAGTTAGAGGTGGACAAGCAACCCCTATACAATATGCCTGGGCTTCTTTTCATCCGCATTATGACATTATGAGCATGGATGAAGTTTTTCCAGAAGGAATTTCTCAAGATGAATATTTCGAGGCCCAGCTTCAAATGATGGAAAATTCACAAGAAGCTTCTACTGTTGTAGCCTACCAAGCAGCTGGAAAAGATATAGATATTGAGTATAAAGGGGTCTATGTAGTATCTGTGATAGAGGGAATGCCTGCGGAGGGACAATTAAAGTCCGGAGATCGGATTACGAAGGTAGATGATCAAAGCATTCAACAATCGGAAGACCTGATTGAATATGTATCATCGAAGAAAGCAGGCGATACCATTACGCTAACGGTTGAAAGAGGGAAGGAAACGTTAAAGAAACAAATTGAACTCGCAGCTTTTGAGGATGCTGGAAATAAGGTTGGAGTAGGGATTCAATTAGTAACAGATCGAGAAGTAGAAGTGGATCCTTCCATTGAATTTGCTAGTGGAAATATTGGGGGGCCAAGTGCTGGCTTGATGTTCTCTTTGGAAATTTATGACCAATTGACTGAAGAGGATCTAACGAAAGGATACGAAATTGCCGGAACAGGCGAGATCAGCTATGAAGGTCAGGTTGGAAGAATAGGTGGAATTGATAAAAAGGTTATTGCAGCCGATGATGAGGGCTGTTCTATCTTCTTCGCACCAAATGAAAATGGTGCGGAAAACTCTAATTACTCCGTTGCAGTTAAAACGGCAGAAGAAATTGGGACAGATATGAAAATTGTTCCTGTCGATACTTTTCAAGATGCATTAGATTATTTGGAGAAAATAAAGCCGAAAAGTGAATAG
- a CDS encoding patatin-like phospholipase family protein has translation MAEPVIGLALGSGGARGLSHLGVIKELEDNGIPIHLISGSSIGAVIGVFYAAGQEPLHLIQLATNIRRNVLMDFVISKMGIIQGDKIKEFIQLLTFNKNLEDLKIPVGIVATELYTGKKKVFHRGFIADAVRASISIPGIFVPEKINGQYFIDGGVVDRVPVSVAREMGADIVIAVDCSAFSPNPNIYSMYDVMLQSIDIMQEELVRHNPQKADIILKPAVSHYDSRSFKDAAEIIGKGSEEAKKKMNDIQDIVTNWKEKNHEI, from the coding sequence TTGGCAGAACCAGTTATTGGCCTTGCTCTAGGATCCGGTGGCGCGAGAGGACTTTCACATTTAGGGGTTATTAAAGAGTTAGAAGACAACGGTATTCCTATCCACCTTATTTCAGGAAGTAGTATTGGCGCTGTAATAGGTGTCTTTTATGCTGCCGGTCAAGAGCCATTACATTTAATTCAACTTGCAACGAACATCAGGCGGAACGTTTTAATGGATTTTGTTATTTCTAAGATGGGGATTATTCAAGGAGATAAAATTAAGGAATTTATTCAATTGTTAACCTTTAATAAAAACTTGGAAGATTTAAAAATCCCAGTTGGAATAGTAGCAACCGAGCTCTATACTGGCAAGAAAAAAGTCTTTCATCGAGGGTTTATTGCAGATGCAGTCAGGGCAAGTATATCCATACCAGGAATATTTGTTCCTGAGAAAATTAACGGGCAATATTTTATTGACGGTGGAGTCGTGGATCGTGTACCTGTATCGGTTGCTCGTGAAATGGGTGCAGATATTGTAATTGCAGTAGACTGTTCTGCTTTTTCTCCTAATCCAAACATATATTCTATGTATGATGTGATGCTACAGAGCATTGACATCATGCAGGAAGAATTGGTACGGCACAATCCTCAAAAGGCAGATATCATACTTAAACCAGCTGTTTCTCACTATGATTCTCGGTCCTTTAAAGACGCAGCAGAGATTATTGGAAAGGGAAGTGAGGAAGCAAAAAAGAAAATGAACGATATACAAGACATCGTGACAAACTGGAAGGAGAAAAATCATGAAATTTAG
- the bshC gene encoding bacillithiol biosynthesis cysteine-adding enzyme BshC, whose product MWIDPIKLQNQNNLIQDYRTNKKDILDFFDYAPHDPETFLNRLDELKNRSFKREELVPILMEINKEWNASEETLNNIKRLKNEDSVVVIGGQQAGLLTGPLYTIHKIISIIYLARKQEELLKVPVIPVFWIAGEDHDYDEINHVMMPLQDRMKKYRTLQQVHQKKAISEQSLDKNKTKQWLEMVFATLQETEYTASLFAFCYSLVDESETFVDFFARLIFYLFENEGLVLVDSNDKRIRKLESDYFVQMIERQPSISDAVHQSLQKLQQKGYSVSLDAAEDDGHLFLQVNGERILLIREGAEWVGKQGECRYSHAELIEIAKQTPELLSNNVVTRPLMQELVFPSIAFLGGPGEVAYWSALKQVFHSFDIKMPPVLTRLSFTLIDHKLKKLLEKRLVQASAAVNNGVLHEKANWLASQASPPIEQVVDQVKLAIERNHAPLREIAKNMRADLGELAEKNLFHVFREVEFLEDRLARAFEEKHQHVLHEYDTIHVALHPEGGLQERLWNVLPYLNKYGKEFILDMLQQDYDFGKEHYLVYL is encoded by the coding sequence ATGTGGATCGACCCAATAAAGCTACAGAACCAAAACAACCTTATACAGGATTATCGAACTAATAAAAAGGATATTTTAGATTTTTTTGATTATGCTCCCCATGATCCGGAAACCTTTTTAAATAGATTGGACGAGTTAAAGAATAGATCTTTTAAACGGGAAGAACTTGTTCCTATTTTGATGGAGATCAATAAAGAGTGGAATGCTTCTGAAGAGACTTTAAACAATATTAAGCGGCTAAAAAATGAGGATAGCGTTGTTGTAATAGGTGGTCAACAAGCTGGTCTACTGACAGGGCCTTTATACACTATACATAAGATCATATCTATTATTTACCTGGCGAGAAAGCAAGAGGAATTGCTAAAGGTACCAGTTATCCCTGTTTTCTGGATTGCTGGAGAAGATCATGATTATGATGAAATTAATCATGTGATGATGCCGTTACAAGACAGAATGAAAAAGTATCGGACACTTCAGCAAGTTCATCAAAAAAAAGCTATTTCAGAACAGTCATTAGATAAGAACAAAACGAAGCAATGGCTAGAAATGGTTTTTGCTACTTTACAGGAGACAGAATATACAGCTTCCTTATTCGCTTTTTGCTATAGTCTCGTTGACGAGTCAGAAACATTTGTTGATTTTTTTGCTAGACTGATCTTTTACTTATTCGAAAATGAAGGGCTAGTACTAGTAGACTCAAATGACAAACGGATTAGAAAATTAGAAAGCGATTATTTTGTTCAAATGATAGAAAGACAGCCTAGTATTAGTGATGCTGTTCACCAAAGTCTGCAGAAGCTGCAACAAAAAGGATATTCAGTCTCCTTAGATGCCGCAGAAGATGATGGACACCTTTTTTTACAGGTGAATGGTGAGCGAATCCTATTAATTCGAGAAGGGGCGGAGTGGGTTGGAAAGCAGGGGGAATGTCGATATTCCCATGCTGAATTAATTGAGATAGCCAAACAAACTCCAGAATTGCTAAGCAATAATGTGGTGACGAGGCCACTTATGCAGGAACTTGTATTTCCTAGCATAGCATTTCTAGGAGGACCAGGAGAGGTGGCGTATTGGTCTGCATTAAAACAGGTATTTCATTCATTCGACATAAAGATGCCACCTGTTTTAACGAGACTATCCTTCACGCTAATTGATCATAAGCTCAAGAAGCTTTTAGAAAAGCGTCTCGTTCAAGCGTCTGCTGCGGTAAATAATGGCGTGCTTCATGAAAAAGCAAATTGGTTAGCTAGCCAAGCTTCTCCCCCTATCGAACAAGTAGTGGATCAAGTGAAATTAGCTATAGAGCGAAACCATGCTCCATTACGGGAAATAGCAAAGAATATGCGTGCAGACCTAGGAGAGCTAGCGGAAAAGAATTTGTTCCATGTTTTTCGTGAAGTTGAGTTTCTCGAAGATCGTTTAGCTCGAGCTTTTGAAGAAAAGCATCAACATGTATTACATGAATACGATACTATACATGTTGCTTTGCATCCGGAAGGGGGATTACAGGAGCGCTTATGGAATGTCCTCCCCTATTTAAATAAGTATGGAAAAGAATTTATTCTAGATATGTTACAGCAGGACTATGATTTTGGAAAAGAACACTATCTCGTTTATTTGTAG
- a CDS encoding DUF3397 domain-containing protein, whose protein sequence is MVEILSRFIGFMLTFPFLISLIVFYVSYSFSKKKWKSIHRMVHYTAILYIMAVMVLLQDLLGFSVVGFILITLLVLLSVFVILERNMHGEVIFLRAWKLFWRCSFLIFFFLYIILVFIGILSRIFSF, encoded by the coding sequence ATGGTAGAAATTTTGTCCCGTTTCATCGGGTTTATGCTGACGTTTCCCTTCTTAATCTCACTTATTGTTTTTTATGTAAGCTACAGTTTTAGTAAAAAAAAGTGGAAATCGATTCATAGGATGGTTCATTATACAGCAATATTGTACATAATGGCGGTTATGGTTTTATTACAAGACTTGTTAGGTTTTTCTGTAGTTGGATTTATACTCATTACTCTTCTAGTACTATTATCTGTCTTTGTTATCTTGGAGCGTAACATGCATGGAGAAGTAATCTTTCTCCGAGCATGGAAATTGTTTTGGAGATGCAGTTTTCTTATTTTTTTCTTTTTATATATTATTCTCGTGTTTATCGGAATACTTTCTAGAATTTTTAGCTTTTAA